One genomic region from Populus nigra chromosome 8, ddPopNigr1.1, whole genome shotgun sequence encodes:
- the LOC133700818 gene encoding probable inactive nicotinamidase At3g16190 isoform X1, which yields MADKWSQSALLVIDMQNDFILEDGLMKVNGGQAIVPNVIKAVDIARQRGILVVWVVREHDPQGRDAELFRRHLYSPGNVGPTSKGSVGAELVDGLVIKEGDYKLVKTRFSAFFATHLHSFLRTEGIKSLVISGVQTPNCVRQTVFDAVALDYQPVTVIVDATAAATPDIHDANISDMKNIGVATPTLQEWCGSGA from the exons ATGGCAGATAAATGGAGCCAAAGTGCTCTATTAGTCATTGACATGCag aATGATTTTATACTGGAGGATGGATTGATGAAAGTGAATGGAGGCCAAGCCATTGTCCCAAATGTGATCAAAGCTGTTGATATTGCTAGGCAGCGTGGCATCCTTGTTGTCTGG GTTGTCCGTGAACATGATCCACAAGGGAGAGATGCCGAACTCTTTCGCCGACATTTGTACTCTCCAGGAAATGTGGGTCCCACCTCGAAGGGAAGTGTGGGAGCAGAACTGGTTGATGGTCTTGTAATCAAAGAAGGGGATTATAAGTTGGTGAAGACACGTTTCAGTGCATTCTTTGCTACTCATCTTCATTCATTTCTGCGTACTGAGGGAATTAAGAGTTTAGTAATTTCGG GGGTTCAAACTCCAAATTGCGTAAGGCAGACTGTCTTTGATGCGGTAGCTCTGGATTATCAACCTGTTACTGTTATTGTTGATGCCACTGCTGCTGCTACACCTGACATACATGATG CCAATATTTctgacatgaaaaatataggaGTTGCGACCCCAACATTGCAGGAATGGTGTGGTTCTGGTGCTTGA
- the LOC133700818 gene encoding probable inactive nicotinamidase At3g16190 isoform X2, whose amino-acid sequence MADKWSQSALLVIDMQNDFILEDGLMKVNGGQAIVPNVIKAVDIARQRGILVVWVVREHDPQGRDAELFRRHLYSPGNVGPTSKGSVGAELVDGLVIKEGDYKLVKTRFSAFFATHLHSFLRTEGIKSLVISGVQTPNCVRQTVFDAVALDYQPVTVIVDATAAATPDIHDGVATPTLQEWCGSGA is encoded by the exons ATGGCAGATAAATGGAGCCAAAGTGCTCTATTAGTCATTGACATGCag aATGATTTTATACTGGAGGATGGATTGATGAAAGTGAATGGAGGCCAAGCCATTGTCCCAAATGTGATCAAAGCTGTTGATATTGCTAGGCAGCGTGGCATCCTTGTTGTCTGG GTTGTCCGTGAACATGATCCACAAGGGAGAGATGCCGAACTCTTTCGCCGACATTTGTACTCTCCAGGAAATGTGGGTCCCACCTCGAAGGGAAGTGTGGGAGCAGAACTGGTTGATGGTCTTGTAATCAAAGAAGGGGATTATAAGTTGGTGAAGACACGTTTCAGTGCATTCTTTGCTACTCATCTTCATTCATTTCTGCGTACTGAGGGAATTAAGAGTTTAGTAATTTCGG GGGTTCAAACTCCAAATTGCGTAAGGCAGACTGTCTTTGATGCGGTAGCTCTGGATTATCAACCTGTTACTGTTATTGTTGATGCCACTGCTGCTGCTACACCTGACATACATGATG gaGTTGCGACCCCAACATTGCAGGAATGGTGTGGTTCTGGTGCTTGA
- the LOC133700818 gene encoding probable inactive nicotinamidase At3g16190 isoform X3 yields MADKWSQSALLVIDMQVVREHDPQGRDAELFRRHLYSPGNVGPTSKGSVGAELVDGLVIKEGDYKLVKTRFSAFFATHLHSFLRTEGIKSLVISGVQTPNCVRQTVFDAVALDYQPVTVIVDATAAATPDIHDANISDMKNIGVATPTLQEWCGSGA; encoded by the exons ATGGCAGATAAATGGAGCCAAAGTGCTCTATTAGTCATTGACATGCag GTTGTCCGTGAACATGATCCACAAGGGAGAGATGCCGAACTCTTTCGCCGACATTTGTACTCTCCAGGAAATGTGGGTCCCACCTCGAAGGGAAGTGTGGGAGCAGAACTGGTTGATGGTCTTGTAATCAAAGAAGGGGATTATAAGTTGGTGAAGACACGTTTCAGTGCATTCTTTGCTACTCATCTTCATTCATTTCTGCGTACTGAGGGAATTAAGAGTTTAGTAATTTCGG GGGTTCAAACTCCAAATTGCGTAAGGCAGACTGTCTTTGATGCGGTAGCTCTGGATTATCAACCTGTTACTGTTATTGTTGATGCCACTGCTGCTGCTACACCTGACATACATGATG CCAATATTTctgacatgaaaaatataggaGTTGCGACCCCAACATTGCAGGAATGGTGTGGTTCTGGTGCTTGA
- the LOC133701031 gene encoding uncharacterized protein LOC133701031: protein MEDNPVQSSNRWLEDLSNGLGHQLEAITLEGLKIVKAHKGFILCNFVVSNRISDADGNWHVGSMATLIDDVGAAAIYSYGGHVKASVDLNISFLSTAKIQEEVEVEAKVVGDKGKITSVLVEVRRKSNGELIALGKQWMASHNNSHKASKL, encoded by the exons ATGGAAGACAATCCTGTGCAGAGCTCCAATAGATGGCTTGAAGATCTCTCAAATGGTTTAGGCCACCAACTGGAGGCAATTACTCTTGAAGGTCTCAAAATAGTGAAGGCACACAAGGGTTTCATACTCTGTAATTTTGTCGTTTCAAACCGCATATCA GATGCAGATGGGAATTGGCATGTTGGATCCATGGCAACGTTGATTGATGATGTGGGTGCAGCTGCTATTTACTCCTATGGTGGCCATGTCAAAGCATCTGTTGACCTCAACATCTCCTTTTTATCCACGGCTAAAATTCAA GAAGAAGTTGAAGTAGAGGCAAAGGTTGTGGGGGACAAGGGAAAGATAACATCAGTGCTCGTAGAGGTTAGAAGGAAAAGTAACGGGGAACTTATTGCTCTGGGAAAGCAATGGATGGCCTCACATAATAATTCACATAAAGCCAGTAAGCTTTGA